A region of the bacterium genome:
GCTCTCGAAACCGGCGCTTTCGACCTGAAGAAAACCCTGCACTGCGAGAACGGAGCCATGCAGGTCGGGAAATTCACCATCAACGACACCCACGGCCACGGCCCGCTCAATTTGAACGACATCATCAAGTACTCGAGCAACATCTGCAGCTACAAGCTGGCCCAATTGGTCGGCAAAAAGACCTTCTACGAAAAAATGCGGGACTTCGGCTTCGGCCAAAAGAGCGGCATCGAGGTGCCGGGCGAGGTCGGCGGCCTGATGCCCACGCTCGCCAATCTCGGCAGCCTCCAGCTCGGCACCATCGCCTTCGGCCAGGGCATCTCGACCACCCCGCTCCAGATCGCCTCCGCCTACGTCGCCATCGCCAACGGCGGCTTCCTGATGAAGCCCTATTTGATCCAGGAGATCCGCGACTCCAAGGACAAGACCCTCCAGACCTTCGGCCCCCAGATCCTCCGCCAGGTCGTCAGCGAGACCACCGCCAAGGAAATGGCCAAGATGCTGGAGACCGTCGTCGAGAAGGGCGGCACCGGCACCGCCGCCCGGCTCGAGGAATTTCGGGTCGCCGGCAAGACCGGCACCGCCCAAAAAGTCGTGGCCGGGTCCAAGGGCTACGCCAAGAACAAATACGTCGCTTCCTTCGTCGGTTTCGCTCCCTCGCGCGACCCCCGCTTGGTGGTTTTGGTGTCTATTGACGAACCCAAGGGAGATTATTATGGAGGTCTGGTCAGCGCCCCGCCGTTCCGCGAAATCATGGGTCAGAGCCTGGCTTATTTGAAGACGCCGCCGGATCCGATCGAGCCCGAGACCAAGCTCGCCGAAGCCAAAGGCAAGGCCAAGCCGGCCGTCAAAAAGGGCAAGCCGGTGGCCGCGCCGGAGGAAGCCGTCGAAACGGTCGAAGCCATCTCGGGCGACAGCGAAACGGTGGTGGCTCAGACCACGGTGCCCGACCTGACCGGGCTCTCGGTGCGCGAAGCGCTCCGCCGGGGCCAGTCGAAGAATTTCAAGGTCAAGATCCGGGGC
Encoded here:
- a CDS encoding penicillin-binding transpeptidase domain-containing protein: MKKVRFKIGFVGVFFFLLFLLVGARAFELHLTDNEKLSHLAKNQYHRKVVVAPKRGTILDRHGDTLAIDLQVDSLYASPHLIEDRKAFAKAVASLLGWSEAKVQDKIDDKKKKFVWLKRRLSPEDSAKLKELKLAGLGTLPEYKRFYPNGVLAANLLGAVGYDAEALSGLEMAKDEVLRSQDPPKLIEQDAKGRSYSPFALMGLEHPNGVVLTIDKTIQYIAERELKAAVDKAKAAGGVALVLDVKTGAVLGMAVQPTFDPNEYYKYEPQHWRNRAVTDLFEPGSIFKAVTAAIALETGAFDLKKTLHCENGAMQVGKFTINDTHGHGPLNLNDIIKYSSNICSYKLAQLVGKKTFYEKMRDFGFGQKSGIEVPGEVGGLMPTLANLGSLQLGTIAFGQGISTTPLQIASAYVAIANGGFLMKPYLIQEIRDSKDKTLQTFGPQILRQVVSETTAKEMAKMLETVVEKGGTGTAARLEEFRVAGKTGTAQKVVAGSKGYAKNKYVASFVGFAPSRDPRLVVLVSIDEPKGDYYGGLVSAPPFREIMGQSLAYLKTPPDPIEPETKLAEAKGKAKPAVKKGKPVAAPEEAVETVEAISGDSETVVAQTTVPDLTGLSVREALRRGQSKNFKVKIRGSGICNRQEPQAGGDLETGAEIVLDCEPPI